ACTTGGGCTCGGTACGCCGTCGACGGCGACGGTGACGGCATAGCCGACCCGCAGAACCTGTTCGACTCCACGCTGGCCGCAGCCCGCTACTTGTGCAGCGGTGGACTTAACCTGCGCGACCCGGCCCAGGTCATGGCCGCGCTCCTGCGCTACAACAACTCGATGCCCTATGCCCAGAACGTGCTGGGCTGGGCTGCCGGCTATGCCACCGGGGTGTTCCCGGTCGACCTGCCCCCGATCACCGGGCCGCCACCGCCCCTCGGCGACGCGCACCTCGAGAATCCGGAGGGACTCGGCCCAGGTTTGCCGATGAACATCAACGGCCTGACCGTCGATGGCCCCATGGCACACATGCCGCTGATCGACTTGAGCCCACCCCCGGCCGTCCTCAATCCACCGCCGATGTTCCCGTGGATGGCACCCCCTCCATCGGCGCCGATGCCCGGCTGCACGCTGATCTGCGTTGGTTCACCGACCCCGCCGGTGGGCGGGCTGCCCTTCGCGCCGGCCGCTCCCCCGGCGCCGTTCCCGCCGGCCGCTCCCCCGCCGCCGTTCCCGCCGGCCGCTCCCCCGCCGCCGTTCCCGCCGGCCGCTCCCCCGCCGCCCGATCCACTGGCCGGCCCGTCGGCAACCAACGCACCGGTGACCAACGGCCCGGCGCCCGCTCCGGCTGGCTGACCACGCGGGCGGCCCGCCCGGCCGAGAGCCGAGCCGCCTACACTCGGCGGTGATGTCCGCAACTCGTGATGGCGACCTGACCGCGGCGATTCGCACCGCGCTGGCGAAGGTTATCGACCCCGAACTGCGACGCCCCATCACCGAACTGGGCATGGTCAAAAGCATCGAGGTCGGCTCCGACGGGAGCGTGCACGTCGAGATCTACCTGACCATCGCCAGCTGTCCGAAGAAGTCCGAAATCAGCGAGCGGGTCACCCAGGCGGTAGCCGACGTGCCCGGTACCGGAGCGGTGCAGGTCAGTCTGGACGTGATGAACGACGAGCAACGCACCGAACTGCGCAAGCAGTTGCGCGGTGACGCCCGTGAACCCGTCATCCCGTTCGCCCAACCCAACTCACTGACCCGGGTGTACGCGGTCGCCTCCGGCAAGGGCGGGGTCGGAAAGTCCACCGTCACGGTCAACCTGGCCGCGGCGATGGCCGCCCGCGGCCTGTCGGTCGGGGTGCTGGACGCGGATATCCACGGCCACTCCATCCCGCGGATGATGGGCACCACCGACCGGCCGACCCAGGTCGAGTCGATGATCCTGCCGCCCATCGCCCACGAGGTGAAGGTCATCTCGATCGCCCAGTTCACCCAGGGCAACACCCCGGTGGTGTGGCGCGGCCCGATGCTGCACCGGGCATTGCAGCAGTTCCTGGCCGACGTGTACTGGGGCGATCTGGACGTGCTCCTGCTCGACCTGCCGCCCGGCACGGGCGACATCGCCATCTCGGTGGCTCAGCTGATTCCCAATGCGGAAATCCTCGTGGTGACCACGCCGCAGCTGGCCGCCGCCGAAGTGGCCGAACGCGCCGGCAGCATCGCGCTGCAGACCCGCCAGCGCATCGTCGGCGTGGTGGAAAACATGTCGGGTCTGATCCTGCCGGACGGGACAACGCTGCAGGTATTCGGCGAGGGCGGCGGCCCGCAGGTCGCCGAACGGCTGTCCCGCGCCGTCGGCGCCGACGTGCCGCTGCTGGGTCAGATTCCGCTGGACCCCGCGCTGGTCGCCGCCGGGGATTCGGGCCACCCCATCGTGTTGAGCGCGCCCGACTCGGAGGTGGGTAAAGAACTGCTCAGCATCGCCGACAGCTTGTCCGCAAAACGGCGCGGGCTGGCCGGCATGTCTCTGGGTCTCGACACCACGCGGCACTAGGCTCGCGCACCTCGACCCCGACCGCGTGTTCGGTTTCCGTTGGGCCATGCTCAGATGATGGGACGTGCAACCGGCCCGACGGAAAGCCAGCTCGCACTCGCCGAACCGGCGCACCCACCCAGCAGCCAGGCGCCACTGATGTGGGCGCTGTCCGCGTTGCTGAGTTGGGTCATCCCGGTGATCGCACAAGTGGTGTGGTGGGCGGTGTATGCCCGGCCGCTGTGGCCACACCTCGTGGTGGCCGCTGCCACCGCGGCGCTGATGGTATTGCACATCGCGGTGGTCCCACTGTGGCGCTATCGGGTACACCGCTGGGAGATCAGCCCGCAGGCCGTTTTCACCCGCACCGGGTGGTTCGTACAGGAGCGCCGCATCGCGCCGATCTCCCGCGTGCAGACCGTCGACACCTTCCGCGGCCCGTTGGACCGGCTGTTCGGGCTGGCCAACGTCACAGTCACGACGGCCTCGTCGGCGGGGGCCGTGCACATCGAGGCCCTCGACAGCGACGTCGCCGATCGAGTGGTGGCCCAGCTGACCGACATCGCCGCGCTGCGTGGCGAGGACGCGACATGATCGAGCGGCCGGAAGAATGGCACCGTCTTAGCCCCCGCATGTTGCTCGTGCATCCGGTTCACGAGATGCTGCGCCAGCTGCCGGTGCTCGTCGGCTCCGTCGTACTGGGCTCGGCAACCGGCAACGCGGCCTGGCCGTTGGCGGCGCTCGGGGTGACGGTCGTGTTCGGCGTGCTGCGTTGGTTTTTCACCACCTACCGCATTGACGACCAGAACGTGTCGCTGCACACCGGTGTGGTGCAGCGCCGTCAGATTGCGGTACCGCGCAACCGGATTCGCTCGGTGCAGACCGAGGCGCGGCCACTGCATCGGCTGCTTGGGCTGACGGTGCTGCGGGTGGGTACCGGTCAGGAGGCGCGGGGTGAAGCTGCCTTCGTTCTGGACGCGGTCGAATCGGCACTGGTACCGCAGCTGCGTGCGTCGCTGCTGGCCGGGTCGCCAACCCCGGCGGACGCGGACGCTGGAGACACGGCGCCCGGCGGCCGGGTGCTGGCCCGCTGGCAGCCGTCCTGGTTGCGGTACGCGCCGCTGAGCTTTTCGGGCCTGGTGATGATGGGAACGGTGATCGCACTGGGCTATCAAACAGGGCTGGCCGTCGGACTGCCGAATTCCGGCTTCACCAGGTCCGCGGTGGACGCTGCGCAACGCACCGGGGTGGTGCTGACAGCGATGATTGTGGTGGGGTTGGTGGTCGCAGCGGCGGCGCTGTTGGCGGTGCTGTTCTCCTGGCTAACCTATGGCAATTTTCTCTTGCGCCACGACACCGGCCCACAAGGAGGGGTGCTGCACTTGCGGCACGGGTTGCTACGGATCCGCGAGCACACCTTCGACATGCGCCGGCTGCGCGGCGGCACGTTGCGGGAACCACTGCTAGTGCGGGCACTGCGCGGCGCCCGCCTCGATGCGGTGATGACCGGGATACACGGCGAGGGTGAGTCGGCAGTCCTGCTGCCGCCATGCCCGTCGGGGACCGCGGTGGCCGTGTTGGCGGACCTGATCGGCAACCGTGCCGCCGCGACGGGCCCGCTAAGGCGGCATGGCCCGGCCGCCACCCGCCGCCGGTGGACCCGAGCGCTTCTGCTGCCAGCGGTGGCCGGATTTGGGTTGGTTGCAGCGGCGTCGACGGTCGGCACGCCGAGTTGGGTGTGGCCAGTGTGGGCGGCACTGACCGCGTGCTGTACCGGCCTGGCCGTCGATCGCGCCCGATCGCTTGGCCACCGCGTCGCCGACGGCTGGCTGGTTGCCCGCGCCGGCAGCCTTCAACGTCGCCGTGATTGCGTCGCGTGCGTCGGGGTGATCGGCTGGACGGTACGCCAGACGCTCTTCCAGCGCCGGGCAGGCGTGGCGACCCTCGTTGCGGCCACGGCCGCGGGCCGCAAGGGTTACCGGCTGATCGATGTGCCCGCGGAGCTGGCGTGGTCGCTGGCTGGTGCCGCGTCGCCCTGGGTGACCGACAGCATCTGGGCGCGCCGCGCGGTGGCGCCATGACGCCGTCGGGCGTGCTGTTCGACATCGATGGTGTCCTGGTGCTGTCGTGGCGGGCCATTCCCGGCGCGGCCGAGACCGTGCAACAACTGGCCGATCGGCGCATCGCCTGCGCGTATCTGACCAACACCACCACCCGCACCCGCCGGCAGATCGCCGATGCGCTGGGCGCCGCGGGGATCACCGTCGCCGCCGACGACGTGATCACGGCGGGGGCGCTGACGGCCGAGTACCTGCGGGGCAGCTATCCCGGCGGGCGGTGCTTCCTGGTCAACAGCGGCGACATCAGCGAGGACATGCCCGGCATCGACCTCGCCCTATCGACCGACTTCGGACCGGACGACCGCCCCGATACACCCGACGTCGTGGTCCTCGGCGGCGCCGGCCCGGAGTTCGACCACCGCACGCTGAGCCGGGTCTACGAGTGGATGGTCGACGGTGTGCCCGTGGTCGCGATGCACCGCAGCACGACGTGGGCCACCGACAACGGCATCCGCATCGACACCGGTATGTATCTGATCGGGCTGGAGGACGCGTCCGGGCGCACGGCCATCGCCGTCGGCAAGCCGTCGGCCGCTGGGTTCCTGGCGGCCGCGGGCAGCATCGGGGTCGACCCGCAGCGGATGGTCATGATCGGCGACGACTTGCACAACGATGTGCTGGCCGCCCAGGCGGTGGGCATGACCGGGGTGCTGGTGCGCACGGGCAAGTTCCGTCAGGACACGCTGGACCACTGGCTGACCGGCGCCGACGCGACGCGGCCCGATCACGTGATCGACACGGTGGCCGAACTGCCCCAGCTGCTCGGGCTCTAGCTGTCGCGACGACGGGCTACCGGCACTCGCACGTCGCTAGGTCGCGTCGCTGTCAAAAGGGGTCGGACCGTCGGGGAACTGTCCACCGGCCGGCTCCACCGGTTTGGTAGGGGTTGCGGGATTGCCGGCGGCCGGCTTGTCGAAGTTTCCGGTGAACAGGGAGTCATCGCCGTCGAGTAGGTGCTTGGTCAGAGCCGCACGCGGAGTCATCCCCCGCAGCTTGTGCAGCTCGCTCAGCTGTCCACGCAGATCGTCGAACTCGGGTCCGATGTCCTCGCGCAGCTGGCCAGTCACCCCACTGAGGTAGTCGCGTGCCTGCCGCAGGGCGCCCGCCGTCCAGCGGATGGCACCCGGGAGCCGCTCCGGGCCAAGCACTACCAGCCCGACCATCACGAGGACGAGCATTTCCCCCCAACCGATGTTGGCGAACACCTAGCTGGTATCGGGGTCGGGTTTCACGGTCAACGTGACGTGGCGGCCCTCGCGGACCACCTCGATCGGGGCGTCCTGGCCGATGGTCAGTTGGCGCACGGCGACGACGAACTCGTCGGAGTCGGCGACCGTGCGGTTACCGACCTTGACGATCACATCGTTTTCCAGGATTCCACCCTTCTGCGCGGGACTTCCCGCCTTCACATTGGCCACCTGCGCGCCCGACGCGATCGCATTGCTTACCGACCGGGTACTGATGCCCAACGTCGGGTGCACAATCTTTCCGTCTTTGATCAGGGAGTTTGCGACCACTTTCATCTCGTTGACCGGGATCGCAAAGCCCAGCCCGCTCGCGCTGTCGGACAGTGACTTGCCGGCGGTATTGATGCCGATCACCTGGGAATCCATGTCGATGAGCGGACCACCGGAGTTGCCGTGGTTGATCGAGGCGTCGGTCTGGATCGCGTCGATGACGGTGTCGGTGTCCGAGCCCTCCCCCGACAACGGGACCGGGCGGTGCAGCGCGCTGACGATGCCCTGGGTCACCGTGCTGCGCAGCCCCAGCGGGGCACCTACCGCGAGGACCTCGTCACCGACCCGTACCTTGGCGGAATCACCGAGTCGGGCCACGGTCAGATTGTCCACGTTGTCGACCTTGAGCACGGCCAGATCGGTCTTGGGGTCACGGCCCACCAGGTTGGCGGGCACCTCCTTGCCGTCGTTGAACACCACGGTCGTCTTGAACTGGCTGGGATTGTTGGCCGCCTCGGAAATCACGTGATTGTTGGTGACGATGTAGCCGCGGCCGTCGACGATGACGCCGGAACCCTGCATGCCCTCCTGGTCACTGACCGACTCGATGGTCACCACGGAATCGGCTACCGCGGCCGCCACCTTGGTGAACCTGCCGGCCGGCTCCTGGGCATTACCACTGGTCGACAGGGTCACCTTCGACGTGGTGAACGCATCGACGACTTCGGCAGTCTTGCGGCCGATCACACCGCCGATACCGCCGATCACCAGTGCGATCAGGACCAGGATGCCCAGCGCCAAGTAGGACACCTTGCCGCCGAACAGCACGTCGCGCACACCGAGTTTGCCGCTGCCGGCCAGCCCGCTGCGCGGAACCGGCGGGGCCAGCGCCGGGTTCCCCAGCCCGGCCGCGGCCGCGGGGTCGCGCCACGGATCGTCGGGTTCGTCCCGGTCGGCACCATCTTTCTCGGCTGCCAACGCTCCGGCATCGATGGGGTGGCGCTGCAGCGATTCGGCACCGGCGAAGGGACGGCCGAACGCCTCCTCCAACACCGGATCGGCAGGCTGATCGGCGTGTCTGAAGTCAGCCTGGTCCTGATACTTCTGCGGGCGGACGCGCTCCGCCACAAAGGACCCTTGGACCCCGGACGGACGTCCGAACGCTTGACGCGATGCGGGGTCGACCGGTGGCCGAGAAACTGGGCGCGGCGCCAGCCGGTCTCCGCCGTTAGGGCCGCCGTTGTTGCCTTGGTCGGAGGTCACGTCATCCTCTTCTGAATCCTGTTCTGAGCGCTAGAGACACGGCCTTGTGCAGGCCGACATGCGGGCATCGGATTGTCTGTGTCCACCCTAGTATCCACGGATCCCGATCGGTCGGCATGAACTCTCACACAGCAACCGACCCGCCATGCGCTCCAGCAGGCAGGTGGCAAGCTAGCGACGCTTCCCCGGGTTACCAGCGTCGCCGTCGGCGAACCGGTCGGAGAGGGCCGCCGCCGCGTCGTCGGGCCGGCCCTCCGGTGGGCCTTCAACAGGACACCGTGGGATTTCGGATAGCAATCCGAGCAGTGAGCTGGGGATGCGGATCGGGTGGGAGTCGCGGAGCGCGGAGCGCGCCCGGCTCTGGTCGTCCACTTCGGCCGCGCATTGGGGGCACAGCGAAAGGTGATGCGCGGCCCGCAGGTGTGCGTTCATCCGCAGCTCACCATCGACGAAGGCCGCGATGGCCTCGATGGACAGATGCTCGGTGGAACGGAACTGCCGCGGCGCACCGACCGGCGCGTCATTCTGAGAGGCAAATTGTGCGGGGAGCCACGAGAACGCGCGCCGGAACACATGTCCTCGGTCGGCCATCACCAGCTCCTCTCGCGCCTTCCAAGATCTTTCGAGCGTCTTGTCGAGGGTCTTTTAAGCCACCCGGTAACTCGAATGTAGCGCGGCGCGGTGCCTGATAACCATCGCTAGCCGGTAAAGCCCCAGGATTTGGGACCGATTGGCAACCATCCGGTAGCCGAACCGACTGGTTCGGCCCCGGCAAGCTCAGCTGGCGGAGCTGACGTGCAATGCGCGCTCACCATGTTCGGGGTGCGCGGCCAGATAGTCCCGCAGTGCCTGGCGTCCGCGGTGTATCCGGCTGCGAACGGTCCCAAGCTTCACGCCCAGGGTGGCACCGATCTCCTCGTACGACAGACCCTCGATGTCACACAGCACAACCGCGGCACGAAACTCCGGCGGCAGCGAATCCAGCGCAGCCTGCAGATCAGGCCCCAACCGGGAGTCGTGGTAGATCTGCTCGGGGTTGGGCTCGTCGGCGGGCACCCGGTCATAGTCCTCTGGCAACGCTTCCATCCGGATCCGGGCCCGGCGGCGGACCATGTCGAGGAACAAGTTGGTGGTGATGCGGTGCAACCAACCCTCGAAGGTTCCCGGCTGGTAATTCTGCACCGACCGGAACACCCTGATGAAGGTTTCCTGGGTCAGGTCTTCGGCGTCATGCTGGTTGCCGGAGAGCCGATAGGCCAGCCGGTACACGCGATCGGCGTGCTGACGGACCAACTCATCCCACGACGGCATGGTGGCCTTGTCGCCGGTGGCGTCGAATATGGCCGTGCCCTGCAATTTGTCAGACGGTTCCACCCACTGGTCGTCGGGGACCTGTTGGGGATGCGACATGCTGGTCGGACACAAGGTCGTGATGGTCGTGATGGCGAGATCCTTCGGATTTGCACTGCTATCAAGGGTGGGCTTGTCGTCACAGGCGGCAACGCGAAGTTGCGATTCGGTATTCCCTGTGTTCCCGGTGCGGCGTCCTCCGAGGAGTTCCATGGGGATAACCGTCGCGTACCGGCGTATGGGGCATATATGAGCAATCTGAGCTTTGGCTGAGAAACAATACCGTTACCGGCGTTGTCCAGGGAATATCTATTTGGGGTGAACTTCGTCGCGTCCCGCGCGCCGGGCGTGTCGCTTCCGACCGCGTTGCGCCGTCGCTGCGCTTGGGCTTGGTAGTTCGAACCAGGCGCGCCTGCCCAACGACGTCGCAAATTGGACATACGCTGCGGGCATGAGCGGCACCCCTGATCACGAGGCCACCCCTGGCCAGCAGGCCCCCAGTCGAGCCGAATCACTCTGGGCACACGCCGAGACGTCGATATCCGAAGACGCGATCCTGGCGAGCGCCCGCGAACGCGCAACGGACATCGGGGCTGGGGCGGTAACTCCCGCGGTGGGGGCGCTGCTGAGCCTGCTGGCCAAGCTCAGCGGAGGCAAGGCGGTCGCTGAGGTGGGTACCGGGGCCGGCGTCAGCGGACTGTGGCTGTTGTCGGGCATGAGCGACGACGGCGTCTTGACCACCATCGATATCGAGCCCGAACATCTACGGCTGGCCAAGCAGGCCTTCGCCGAGGCGGGCATCGGGCCGTCGCGCACCAGGTTGATCAGCGGCCGCGCCCAAGAGGTGCTAACCCGGCTCGCCGACGATTCGTATGACTTGGTGTTCATCGACGCCGACCCGATCGACCAGCCGGATTACGTCGTCGAGGGGGTGCGGTTGCTGCGATCCGGCGGAGTCATCGTCGTGCACCGGGCGGCCCTGGGGGGACGGGCCGGCGATCCCGCGGCGCGGGACGCCGAGGTGACTGCGGTCCGCGAGGCGGCCCGGCTCATCGCCGAGGACGAACGGCTCACTCCGGCGCTGGTGCCGCTGGGTGACGGCGTGCTGGCAGCCGTCCGGGACTAGTTGCGGCCAAGTTCAGCTCCCGCGTTGCGCCGGGCGTCTCTTGACCCCGACTGAACGTACGTTTAGCATCCTGAACATGCGTTCAGTTGACCTGACCGCAGCCGCCCGAATCAGAGACGCGGCCATCGAGCAGTTCGGTCAGCACGGCTTCAATGTTGGGCTGCGTACCATCGCCGAGGCCGCGGGGGTGAGCGCCGCCCTGGTGATCCACCACTTCGGCTCCAAACACGGTCTGCGCCGAGCCTGCGACGACTACCTCGCCGAGGAAATCCGCAGCAGCAAGTCCGAAGCACTCAAATCCAACGATCCGGCCACCTGGTTCGCACAAATGGCTGAAATCGAGTCCTACGCACCACTGATGGCCTATCTGGTGCGCAGTATGCAATCCGGCGGCGAACTAGCGAAGATGTTGTGGCAGAAGATGATCGACAACGCCGATGAGTACCTCGAGGAGGGGGTAAGAGCCGGCACCATTAAACCCAGCCGCGATCCGCACGCCAGGGCCCGGTATCTGGCAATCACCGGGGGCGGGGGCTTTCTGCTCTACCTGCAAATGCATGAAACCCCAACCGATCTGCGTGCCGTACTACGCGACTATTCGCGCGAAATGATGCTGCCTTCCCTCGAGGTCTACACCGAAGGCCTGCTGGCGGACCGCACCATGTACGAGGCCTTCCTGGCCGAAGATAACCAAGGAGAATTCCATGCCAGCTGACAACCACCAGGCGCCCATCGAAATTCGCGGTCTGACCAAGAACTTCGGTGCAGTGCGTGCGCTCGATGGTCTCGAGCTGACGGTGCACGAAGGAGAGGTGCACGGCTTTTTGGGACCGAACGGAGCCGGAAAGTCGACGACCATCCGCATCCTGTTGGGACTGGTGAAGGCCGATAGTGGAAGCGTGCGGTTGCTGGGTGGCGACCCGTGGACCGACGCGGTCGACCTGCACCGCCAGATCGCCTATGTGCCAGGCGATGTCACACTTTGGCCATCACTGACCGGCGGCGAGACCATCGACCTGCTGGCCCGCATGCGCGGCAGTATCGACCAGAAACGTCGGGCGGAGCTGGTCGAGCGCTTCGACCTGGACCCGCACAAGAAGTCGCGCACTTGCTCGAAGGGAAACCGGCAGAAGGTCTCCCTGATTTCGGCCTTCTCGTCGCACGCCGGACTTCTGCTCTTGGACGAGCCGAGCAGCGGCCTGGACCCGCTGATGGAGAACGTGTTTCGGCAATGCATCGGCGAAGCACGAGACCGGGGCGTGACGGTGCTGTTGTCTAGCCACATTCTGGCCGAAACCGAAGCGCTGTGCGAACGGGTGACCATCATCCGGGCCGGCAAAACCGTCGAAAGCGGCTCGCTGGACTCCATGCGTCACCTCAGCCGCACCTCGATCAAGGCCGAGATGATCGGTGACCCAGGGGATCTCACCCGGATCAAGGGAGTAGAGGACGTCAGTATCGAGGGCACCACCCTGCGCGCCCAGGTCGACAGCGAAAGCCTTGGCGAGCTCATCCGGGTGCTCGGCCACGCAGGCGTCCGCAGCCTGGTCAGCCAACCGCCCTCGCTCGAGGAGCTGTTCCTTCGCCACTACCGCATTAGCAGCGACGCCGGGACCGGCGACCGCAGCCAGACGGGTGTAGCGGCGAGATGAGCACCACAGTCCTGGATCGCCCTAGTCCCACACCTCACCACGGGCCGCAACGCGGTTCGAATTTCGCCGGCACGTTCGGGTTGTTGCGGCTGTACCTGCGCCGCGACCGCGTGGTGTTGCCGCTGTGGGTGTTGCTGCTATCGGTGCCGTTAGCCACCGTGTACGTCGGCAGTGTCGAATCGGTCTACCCCACCGACGCCGATCGCGCCGGGTTGGCGGCCTCCATCATGGCCAGCCCAGCCCAGCGTGCGCTGTTCGGGCAGATCTACAACGACAGCCTCGGCGCGATCGGAATCTGGAAGGCCGGGATATTCCATGCACTCATCGCGGTGGCGGTCATCCTCACGGTGATCCGCCACACCCGCGGAGACGAGGAGACCGGACGTGCTGAACTGATCGACTCCACCGTGGTCGGCCGGTACGCAAACCTCACCGCTGCGCTGCTGTTGTCCTTCGGTGCGTCGGTCGCCACCGGCGCAATCGGCGCGGCGGGACTACTCACCACCGATGTGGCCCCGCCCGGATCGGTCGCGTTCGGCGCGGCGCTGACCGCCTCCGGTCTGGTCTTCACCGCCGTGGCCGCCGTAGCCGCGCAGCTGTCGCCGAGCGCTCGGTTCGCCCGCGGCGTCGCGTTCGCCGTCCTGGCCACCGCGTTCACCTTGCGCGCCATCGGTGATGCCGGCTCCGGCGCATTGTCCTGGCTCTCGCCGCTGGGGTGGTCGCTGCAGGTCAGGCCGTATGCTGGCGAGCGCTGGTGGGTGCTGCTGTTGCATCTGGCGACGGCGGCCGTAGTCAGCCTGCTGGCCTATCGACTGCGTGCCGGCCGCGATATCGGCGCCGGACTCATCGCCGAACGCGCCGGCCGCGGCACCGCCGCGCCTTCGCTGGGCAACGTATTCGGGCTGGCATGGCGGCTTGACCGCGGCGCGCTGCTGCTGTGGACCATAGGCCTGTGTCTCTACGCCTTGGTAATGGGCAGCGTGGTGCACGGCATCGACGACCAGGTGGGCGACAGCCCCGCGGTACGTGACATCGTCGCGCGGATGGGAGGCGCCGGTGCACTGGAACACGCCTTCATTGTCTTGGCCTTCACCATGATTGGAATGGTTGCCGCCGCATTCGCCATCTCGCTGTCCCTACGACCACACCAGGAAGAGACGGGGCACCGAGCCGAAACCCTGCTCGCCGGGGCGGTTTCACGGACACGTTGGCTGTCAAGCCATCTGGTGATCGCCCTGGCCGGATCGGCGCTGGCCAACCTGATCTCCGGGGTGGTGGCCGGACTCGCCTACGGCATGGCCGTCGGCGACGTTGGCGGCAAGCTGCCGACCGTTGTCGGCACCGCGGCGGTGCAACTACCCGCCATCTGGCTGCCCGCCGCGGTGACCGTCGCATTGTTCGGCCTGGTACCGCGATTCACCCCGGTGGCGTGGGGCGTGCTGGTCGCATTCGTCGCCTTGTACCTGCTTGGTTCGTTGGCGGGATTCCCGCAATGGTTGCTCAATCTGGAGCCGTTTTCACACATCCCACACATCGACGACTTCAGCGTCGTGCCGTTGCTGTGGCTGCTTGCCATCGATGCTGTGTTGATCATCCTGGGCGCCATGGCTTTCCGACGACGCGATGTGCGGTGCTGACTCAGCCGCTGGCGAACGTAAGGAGGGGCGATGAGAACTGGTTCGCGAGCAACGGTGTCGACCGTAGCCGGACTTGTCGTGCTCGGCTTGATCCTTTTCGTGCCGGCCGGCACACTGAACTATTGGCAGGCATGGGTTTTCATCACCGTTGCCACCCTCGCGACGATCATCCCGAGTATCTACTTGGCACGGACGGACCCGGCGGCCCTGCGGCGACGCATGCGTGGCGGCCCACGGGCGGAGGCCAGAACGGTTCAAAAGTTCATCATCGTCGGAGCCTTTCTCGGGCTGTTCGCGATGCTGGTACTGAGCGCACTCGACCATCGTCTTGGTTGGTCATCGGTGCCGGCCGGGGTGTCGCTGCTCGGCGATGTCCTGATAGCGGCGGGAATCGGTATGGCCATGCTCGTGGTCGTCCAGAACAGCTATGCGGCCGCCACGGTCACGGTTGAGACGGGCCAGAAAGTGGCCACCACCGGCCTCTACAGCTGGGTGCGGCACCCGATGTACGCCGCAAACGTGATCATGATGTTGGGCATACCGTTGGCGCTCGGCTCCTACTGGGGGCTTCTGCTCGTTCCCGCGGCTTTGCTCGTGCTTGTCTTCCGTATCCTCGACGAGGAACAGCTGCTCAGCCAGGAGCTGGACGGATATCCTCAATACATGCAGCGGGTTCGCTATCGGTTGGTTCCGCATGTGTGGTAAGCCCCGATAGGCGCGTTCTAGGGTATCGGCGTGGCTCGAAACCCGACACCCGCCCTGGACCGGCCGTGGCGGCGTCCCGGCGCCCTCCGATACGCACTGGAGCGGGTTCGCGCCGTCGCCAAGCCGCCGATAACGGTCACCGACCCACCGTCCGACATCGTCGTGCAGCGTGACGTCGAGGTGCCAACGCGCGACGGAACGGTGTTGCGGGTCAACATTTTTCGTAGGGCTGATGATGAGTCCCGGCCCGTTATCGTGTGCATCCACCCCTACGGCAAGGACGCTCTGCCGCGTCGGCGGGGCGGGCGGTGGACGTTCTCACCGCAGTACCGGGTCATGCGCCAGCCCAACCCGCTGACCTTCTCGGCACTGACCGGCTGGGAGGCACCCGACCCGGCCTGGTGGACGGCACAGGGCTTTGCAGTGGTCAACGCCGACTCGCGCGGCTGCGGCCGTTCCGAGGGCACCGGCAAGCTGTTGTCGCACCAGGAGGCCGAAGATACTTACGACCTGGTGCAGTGGTTGGCCGGCCAGCCGTTCAGCGACGGCCGGGTCGTCATGCTGGGAGTGTCATACCTGGCTATCAGCCAGTACGCCGTCGCCGCCCTGCAACCGCCGGCGCTGCGGGCGATCTGCCCGTGGGAGGGCTTCACCGATGCGTATCGCGACCTGACGTTTC
The nucleotide sequence above comes from Mycobacterium decipiens. Encoded proteins:
- the tatB gene encoding Sec-independent protein translocase protein TatB; the encoded protein is MFANIGWGEMLVLVMVGLVVLGPERLPGAIRWTAGALRQARDYLSGVTGQLREDIGPEFDDLRGQLSELHKLRGMTPRAALTKHLLDGDDSLFTGNFDKPAAGNPATPTKPVEPAGGQFPDGPTPFDSDAT
- a CDS encoding HAD-IIA family hydrolase, which translates into the protein MTPSGVLFDIDGVLVLSWRAIPGAAETVQQLADRRIACAYLTNTTTRTRRQIADALGAAGITVAADDVITAGALTAEYLRGSYPGGRCFLVNSGDISEDMPGIDLALSTDFGPDDRPDTPDVVVLGGAGPEFDHRTLSRVYEWMVDGVPVVAMHRSTTWATDNGIRIDTGMYLIGLEDASGRTAIAVGKPSAAGFLAAAGSIGVDPQRMVMIGDDLHNDVLAAQAVGMTGVLVRTGKFRQDTLDHWLTGADATRPDHVIDTVAELPQLLGL
- a CDS encoding lytic transglycosylase domain-containing protein; this translates as MRIGGRWGARPAVAAVRQGARRVTRTPAFGVAAIAPLVFASAVGGAAPSFPRRTPPVHAAITPVAAVAPSDTDLSGPTVIAMKRPPTSFRVAVATLSAPPPPMIVNSPGALGIPAMALSAYRNAELKMAVAAPGCGVSWNLLAGIGRIESMHANGGATDARGTAIQPIYGPALDGTLPGNEIIIQSSVGNRVTYARAMGPMQFLPGTWARYAVDGDGDGIADPQNLFDSTLAAARYLCSGGLNLRDPAQVMAALLRYNNSMPYAQNVLGWAAGYATGVFPVDLPPITGPPPPLGDAHLENPEGLGPGLPMNINGLTVDGPMAHMPLIDLSPPPAVLNPPPMFPWMAPPPSAPMPGCTLICVGSPTPPVGGLPFAPAAPPAPFPPAAPPPPFPPAAPPPPFPPAAPPPPDPLAGPSATNAPVTNGPAPAPAG
- a CDS encoding PH domain-containing protein — encoded protein: MIERPEEWHRLSPRMLLVHPVHEMLRQLPVLVGSVVLGSATGNAAWPLAALGVTVVFGVLRWFFTTYRIDDQNVSLHTGVVQRRQIAVPRNRIRSVQTEARPLHRLLGLTVLRVGTGQEARGEAAFVLDAVESALVPQLRASLLAGSPTPADADAGDTAPGGRVLARWQPSWLRYAPLSFSGLVMMGTVIALGYQTGLAVGLPNSGFTRSAVDAAQRTGVVLTAMIVVGLVVAAAALLAVLFSWLTYGNFLLRHDTGPQGGVLHLRHGLLRIREHTFDMRRLRGGTLREPLLVRALRGARLDAVMTGIHGEGESAVLLPPCPSGTAVAVLADLIGNRAAATGPLRRHGPAATRRRWTRALLLPAVAGFGLVAAASTVGTPSWVWPVWAALTACCTGLAVDRARSLGHRVADGWLVARAGSLQRRRDCVACVGVIGWTVRQTLFQRRAGVATLVAATAAGRKGYRLIDVPAELAWSLAGAASPWVTDSIWARRAVAP
- a CDS encoding PH domain-containing protein, giving the protein MGRATGPTESQLALAEPAHPPSSQAPLMWALSALLSWVIPVIAQVVWWAVYARPLWPHLVVAAATAALMVLHIAVVPLWRYRVHRWEISPQAVFTRTGWFVQERRIAPISRVQTVDTFRGPLDRLFGLANVTVTTASSAGAVHIEALDSDVADRVVAQLTDIAALRGEDAT
- a CDS encoding Mrp/NBP35 family ATP-binding protein; its protein translation is MSATRDGDLTAAIRTALAKVIDPELRRPITELGMVKSIEVGSDGSVHVEIYLTIASCPKKSEISERVTQAVADVPGTGAVQVSLDVMNDEQRTELRKQLRGDAREPVIPFAQPNSLTRVYAVASGKGGVGKSTVTVNLAAAMAARGLSVGVLDADIHGHSIPRMMGTTDRPTQVESMILPPIAHEVKVISIAQFTQGNTPVVWRGPMLHRALQQFLADVYWGDLDVLLLDLPPGTGDIAISVAQLIPNAEILVVTTPQLAAAEVAERAGSIALQTRQRIVGVVENMSGLILPDGTTLQVFGEGGGPQVAERLSRAVGADVPLLGQIPLDPALVAAGDSGHPIVLSAPDSEVGKELLSIADSLSAKRRGLAGMSLGLDTTRH